A region from the Thermoplasmatales archaeon genome encodes:
- a CDS encoding methyl viologen resistance protein SmvA, whose translation MTESQPSDYRSMSEYDSKYATRVMLILAGLVLIVMYIEGMLTPSLPTIAHDFNVTSAQVSLLLSAYLVGGVAMTPVVGKLGDIYGKKKMLTIVLVVYAVAVSVTGFSPNFTFMVVSRTIQGIGLTIMPLGMSLAREEFPKEIVPRAQAIISAMFGAGFAISLPLGSFVSNDYGWRMTYHTAIPFVIALVIVTIIVIKESRFRRPGAKIDYYGAAMLGSSLAFFVFALSEAPSWGWYSFNTFFLLTAGFILLFPLTIYELRYSRRVGEAILNFKLLAERNVMVANVVLTISGMGMFLAMQALTYRFDLPEPSGFGRDILETGIALVPFALGMLVLAPITGAYVSRVGVKPFAILGSVLSAVGFLLEAVSQSFTQMLVFEFITGAGLAMLNASLINLIVLTVNPKDMGLATAMNGTFRSVGSSVGAPVAGSIMSTITASYIVGNSTVIMPAHLAYSDIFLIAAVSFMIGAIMTLLAREVLGKKRYMAKTTHTETLKEKSLVES comes from the coding sequence ATGACAGAGTCTCAGCCATCAGATTATAGAAGTATGTCAGAATATGACAGCAAATATGCTACCCGCGTAATGCTTATACTGGCGGGCCTGGTTCTCATAGTTATGTACATTGAGGGAATGCTGACTCCGTCGCTTCCTACAATTGCACACGATTTCAATGTAACGTCTGCGCAGGTCAGTCTCCTCCTGTCAGCGTATCTTGTCGGCGGCGTTGCAATGACCCCCGTAGTCGGAAAGCTGGGAGATATATACGGAAAAAAGAAGATGCTCACCATTGTCCTGGTCGTTTATGCTGTAGCTGTGTCTGTAACCGGATTTTCACCGAATTTTACTTTCATGGTGGTTTCCAGGACAATACAGGGAATAGGCCTGACAATAATGCCTCTCGGAATGAGCCTTGCAAGAGAAGAATTCCCAAAGGAGATAGTCCCAAGGGCACAGGCCATAATAAGTGCAATGTTCGGCGCAGGGTTCGCGATAAGCCTTCCTCTTGGTTCATTTGTTTCAAATGACTATGGGTGGCGGATGACATACCACACGGCTATACCATTTGTAATAGCACTGGTAATTGTTACGATAATAGTGATAAAAGAATCCAGGTTCAGGCGCCCCGGTGCAAAGATTGACTATTATGGGGCTGCAATGCTGGGATCCTCCCTGGCATTCTTTGTCTTTGCCCTTTCAGAAGCTCCGTCATGGGGCTGGTATTCCTTCAACACCTTTTTCCTGTTAACGGCCGGATTTATCTTGCTCTTCCCGCTGACAATATACGAACTCAGGTATTCGAGGAGAGTCGGAGAGGCAATATTGAATTTCAAGCTGCTGGCCGAGAGAAATGTAATGGTAGCCAATGTTGTCCTGACAATATCCGGAATGGGGATGTTTCTTGCGATGCAGGCCCTCACATACAGGTTTGATCTTCCGGAGCCATCTGGTTTCGGGAGGGACATACTCGAAACCGGCATTGCCCTCGTGCCATTTGCCCTTGGGATGCTGGTTCTTGCCCCGATCACAGGCGCATATGTATCACGGGTTGGAGTGAAGCCATTCGCCATACTGGGGTCGGTGCTTTCTGCAGTGGGATTCCTTCTTGAAGCTGTATCTCAAAGCTTCACCCAGATGCTGGTCTTTGAATTCATCACCGGAGCTGGCCTGGCTATGCTCAATGCATCCCTCATAAACCTGATCGTTCTGACAGTTAACCCAAAAGATATGGGACTGGCAACAGCCATGAACGGGACATTCAGGAGCGTGGGGAGCAGTGTCGGAGCGCCAGTGGCAGGATCCATAATGTCAACAATCACTGCCTCATATATTGTGGGTAATTCCACCGTTATAATGCCAGCTCACCTGGCTTATTCTGACATTTTCCTCATAGCGGCAGTTTCCTTCATGATAGGTGCCATTATGACGCTGCTTGCCAGAGAAGTGCTGGGAAAAAAGCGGTATATGGCAAAAACGACGCATACAGAAACACTGAAAGAAAAATCACTTGTTGAATCGTGA
- a CDS encoding transcriptional repressor MprA, producing MPEKKSNDNEVPTQKVGGYSQFTEGLKSLHQEIMFLQMELVRSEGIIMPQYFILRYIGINGPQHLSSIAGFLRVSNATVTGLTDTLESQGWVRRQPDPNDRRVILLTLTEKSLTLFSRMEQYQARLMSEVLGDIPEQRLSELGEILSGLAMKVRKVVMKNTDRKEKEIL from the coding sequence ATGCCTGAAAAAAAATCAAACGACAATGAAGTACCAACCCAAAAGGTAGGTGGGTACTCACAGTTCACGGAAGGGTTAAAATCGCTTCATCAGGAGATTATGTTCCTCCAGATGGAACTGGTCAGGAGTGAGGGCATTATTATGCCGCAATATTTCATACTGAGGTACATAGGCATAAATGGTCCCCAGCACCTGTCATCAATTGCAGGTTTTCTCCGGGTCAGCAATGCAACAGTAACAGGACTCACAGACACGCTTGAATCACAGGGGTGGGTGAGAAGGCAGCCTGACCCGAATGACAGAAGGGTTATCCTGCTAACACTGACAGAGAAGAGCCTGACTTTATTCTCCAGGATGGAACAATACCAAGCAAGATTGATGAGCGAAGTTCTTGGAGACATTCCTGAACAAAGACTAAGTGAACTGGGTGAAATTCTTTCCGGGCTCGCCATGAAAGTAAGGAAGGTCGTAATGAAAAACACAGACAGGAAGGAGAAAGAAATTTTATGA
- a CDS encoding putative DMT superfamily transporter inner membrane protein, giving the protein MKAIWLIIPYVVFTSFSYYFAKDGLYFVSPFLFMGLRYLIAGLILLAISRKLILTRTLVYLSIMTAASTMFWAFGLMYVSPAESAVLSYSMPLFSLPIAFLMVREEPSRMEIVGITIGFAGIIVYGLPLIHGFTAMGVILTVVNAFFWAMFTVFYRKLRTKDPISINASQFLIGAAIMLALSPFYLRADITASFAVDLIWMATLGGAAQFLIWNFLIRESRVNKITVLAFSVPIFTMILGAFMAMAVPDVFSISGVALMFAGIVLSRVRGGISFIKRSDDNLEH; this is encoded by the coding sequence ATGAAGGCTATCTGGCTCATAATACCATACGTAGTATTTACCTCATTTTCTTACTATTTCGCAAAGGATGGTCTTTACTTTGTCTCGCCTTTTCTTTTCATGGGGCTGAGGTACCTTATTGCCGGTCTGATACTTCTTGCAATATCCCGGAAACTCATCCTGACAAGAACCCTTGTCTATCTTTCAATAATGACAGCTGCAAGTACAATGTTCTGGGCATTTGGGCTAATGTATGTTTCACCTGCTGAATCCGCAGTCCTGAGTTATTCAATGCCTCTCTTCTCCCTTCCGATCGCATTCTTAATGGTCAGGGAGGAACCTTCACGCATGGAGATAGTGGGTATAACAATAGGATTTGCGGGTATAATTGTATACGGTTTACCGCTGATACATGGCTTCACTGCTATGGGAGTGATCCTCACTGTTGTAAACGCATTCTTCTGGGCCATGTTCACTGTTTTTTACCGAAAATTGAGGACAAAAGACCCTATAAGCATAAATGCCTCACAGTTTCTTATAGGTGCTGCGATCATGCTTGCTCTATCTCCGTTTTATCTCAGGGCAGACATTACAGCATCATTTGCAGTTGACCTGATCTGGATGGCAACACTTGGAGGAGCGGCCCAGTTTCTGATCTGGAATTTCCTGATACGTGAAAGCAGGGTCAATAAGATTACTGTGCTTGCATTTTCAGTTCCTATATTCACGATGATTCTTGGCGCATTTATGGCCATGGCTGTACCGGATGTTTTCTCCATTTCCGGAGTTGCTCTTATGTTCGCCGGGATTGTTCTGTCAAGAGTAAGGGGCGGTATATCATTCATAAAACGATCGGATGATAACCTAGAACATTAG
- the ptr2 gene encoding HTH-type transcriptional regulator Ptr2, with amino-acid sequence MKPYKIDSLDMSIIELLEEDCSQTYNEIAEKTGKNIWTVRDRISLLKQREIIKGCRADIDYSKLGYGCRAVIGFNVPAEKIDDIVKFVKSQKRIKKLTVTTGERRFMIDLIGSDCAEIREYARKVLPDYGIYDVDLEVVLDQIP; translated from the coding sequence TTGAAGCCTTACAAAATTGACTCGCTTGACATGAGCATCATTGAATTGTTGGAAGAGGACTGTTCCCAAACATACAACGAAATTGCGGAGAAAACAGGTAAGAACATCTGGACAGTCCGGGACAGAATATCCCTGCTCAAGCAGAGAGAGATAATAAAGGGCTGCAGGGCGGATATTGATTATTCCAAGCTTGGGTATGGATGCCGGGCAGTGATCGGGTTCAATGTGCCTGCAGAGAAGATTGACGATATAGTGAAGTTTGTCAAAAGCCAAAAGCGAATCAAGAAGCTCACAGTAACAACGGGAGAAAGGAGATTCATGATAGACCTCATCGGATCGGATTGTGCAGAAATAAGGGAATATGCAAGAAAGGTTCTACCGGACTACGGAATATATGACGTGGATCTCGAGGTAGTGCTCGATCAGATTCCATGA
- a CDS encoding dephospho-CoA kinase/protein folding accessory domain-containing protein, which produces MRHVRVLPWDEKYQVLFGEEAMNLKEIFGEDAVGIFHIGSTSVPGLKSKPIIDILLVVSNIEKVDEYTDEMEKIGYLYLGENGIPGRRYFQKGGEDHSHHVHVFEAQNPEIERHIAFRDYLRSHPQAAKEYGNLKTSLAEQYPEDIEAYQAGKNDLILAIQTEAIRWYREYSRTTAN; this is translated from the coding sequence ATGAGACATGTGAGGGTCCTGCCTTGGGATGAGAAGTACCAGGTCTTATTCGGGGAGGAAGCAATGAATCTTAAGGAGATATTCGGCGAGGATGCTGTTGGAATTTTTCACATCGGAAGTACATCGGTTCCAGGGCTTAAATCGAAACCTATAATCGATATCCTGCTCGTCGTAAGCAATATAGAAAAGGTAGATGAATACACTGACGAAATGGAAAAAATAGGCTACTTATACCTGGGAGAAAACGGCATACCCGGCCGGAGATATTTCCAGAAAGGTGGTGAAGACCATAGTCATCATGTGCATGTATTCGAGGCCCAGAACCCGGAAATTGAAAGGCACATTGCCTTCAGGGATTACCTACGCTCACATCCGCAGGCGGCAAAAGAATATGGTAACCTCAAAACGAGTCTTGCGGAACAATATCCCGAGGACATCGAAGCATACCAGGCAGGTAAAAACGATTTGATTCTTGCGATCCAAACTGAAGCAATCAGATGGTACAGGGAGTACAGCAGGACTACTGCCAACTGA
- a CDS encoding Putative FMN-binding domain protein: protein MYIPEYFRQKDFGEIRHFIEENLFALLLFPKGDEVTTTLIPLIHEVEEERLVIYGHMARNNTQWKDAQDRKVTILFFGPHHYISPRWYEIRKSVPTWNYTTVRITGILRVLDRVNTEAFLLKLSAFLDEEWRKEGREKESYYQKMIEEIVAFRIEAKTVDAAWKLSQNHPIGDRKGVVDNLEKAGDSDAQIMAATMKRMMKE from the coding sequence GTGTACATACCGGAGTATTTCAGGCAGAAAGATTTTGGAGAAATAAGGCATTTCATAGAGGAGAACCTGTTCGCGTTGCTGCTTTTCCCAAAGGGCGACGAGGTAACGACAACGCTTATTCCCCTGATCCATGAAGTTGAGGAAGAGCGACTGGTCATATACGGTCACATGGCCAGGAACAATACTCAGTGGAAGGATGCACAGGACAGGAAGGTAACCATACTTTTCTTTGGACCTCACCATTATATCTCGCCGAGATGGTACGAAATCAGGAAATCCGTACCTACCTGGAACTATACCACTGTAAGGATCACAGGTATACTCAGGGTTCTGGACAGGGTCAATACAGAAGCTTTCCTGCTTAAGCTTTCGGCATTCCTTGACGAGGAGTGGCGAAAGGAAGGCCGGGAAAAGGAATCCTACTACCAGAAGATGATTGAAGAGATAGTTGCCTTCAGGATTGAGGCAAAGACTGTGGATGCTGCCTGGAAGCTGAGCCAGAATCACCCGATTGGTGACAGGAAAGGCGTTGTCGATAACCTTGAGAAGGCGGGTGACAGTGATGCCCAGATTATGGCCGCAACGATGAAGAGGATGATGAAAGAATAG
- the shyC_1 gene encoding Sulfhydrogenase 2 subunit gamma, with amino-acid sequence MEKTYLTIAKIIFEPLIMVNDSMADGTGWKRFALKAKKTEIDTVKSFYFESKESPMYFAPGQHIVMRFHDLEGDQRGKMRHFSISTSPLEGKYIGITTTVDPNGSPFKKKLDSVKVGEDVDILGPVGNFTFESKIWNDRIIVLIAGGIGITPFRSMIRYALSTSGNFRIHLFYSGKSGKEFIFRDELDKMAATDKRLRIFYTSTGETASGTPNIHAGRIDHDFITTNVEDLGNSFFYICGPPRMVEEIAGTARSDLGIEKDRIKTEQFLGY; translated from the coding sequence ATGGAAAAAACGTATCTGACAATAGCGAAAATCATATTCGAACCACTGATAATGGTGAATGATAGCATGGCTGATGGAACAGGTTGGAAGCGTTTTGCATTAAAAGCGAAGAAGACTGAGATTGACACGGTAAAGAGCTTTTACTTTGAGTCGAAAGAATCCCCCATGTATTTTGCACCTGGGCAGCACATAGTCATGCGTTTTCATGATCTCGAGGGTGACCAGAGGGGAAAGATGAGGCATTTCTCCATATCGACTTCGCCACTTGAGGGGAAATACATAGGGATCACTACCACCGTCGATCCAAATGGATCTCCTTTCAAGAAAAAGCTTGACAGCGTCAAGGTTGGCGAAGATGTTGACATCTTAGGACCGGTGGGGAACTTCACATTCGAATCAAAAATATGGAATGACAGGATCATTGTTCTTATCGCTGGAGGGATAGGAATAACTCCATTCAGGAGCATGATAAGATATGCTCTTTCAACCAGTGGAAATTTCAGGATACATCTTTTCTACTCCGGTAAGTCCGGGAAAGAGTTCATTTTCAGGGACGAACTAGATAAAATGGCTGCAACTGATAAACGACTTCGAATTTTTTACACTTCAACCGGTGAAACCGCTAGTGGTACACCGAATATTCACGCTGGCAGGATAGACCATGATTTCATTACTACGAATGTCGAGGACCTGGGAAATTCCTTTTTCTATATATGCGGGCCTCCTAGAATGGTAGAAGAAATTGCCGGAACTGCAAGATCCGATCTCGGTATCGAAAAGGATCGTATCAAGACTGAACAGTTCCTCGGCTACTGA